From Butyricimonas paravirosa, one genomic window encodes:
- a CDS encoding shikimate dehydrogenase family protein — protein MQLFGLLGFPLGHSFSKTYFTEKFKAEKIDAEFVNFESDNIEQTLQVIKTTPSLKGFAVTIPYKEKIIPYLDHISEDARKIGAVNSVKVEHTISGSILTGYNTDILGFRESLLEFIQTPPTQALLLGTGGASKAVRNALTSLGIEVFTVSRTPHSSSEISYNQVARYLPNTPLIINATPVGMWPHITDCPDIPYHLLSSNHYLFDLIYNPEITEFMHRGEQQGARIKNGLQMLYLQADYSWKLWTT, from the coding sequence ATGCAACTTTTCGGATTACTCGGTTTTCCTTTGGGACATTCATTTTCAAAGACTTACTTCACTGAGAAGTTCAAGGCAGAAAAAATAGATGCAGAATTTGTGAACTTCGAATCTGATAATATTGAACAGACACTACAAGTCATTAAAACAACCCCCTCGCTAAAAGGATTTGCCGTCACGATCCCTTACAAGGAGAAGATCATTCCCTATTTAGACCATATCAGCGAGGATGCCAGAAAAATCGGAGCCGTTAATTCCGTGAAAGTAGAACACACGATTTCCGGTTCCATCCTAACCGGATACAACACTGACATCTTAGGTTTCAGAGAATCTTTATTAGAATTTATCCAGACACCGCCTACACAAGCTTTACTTTTAGGCACTGGCGGAGCGTCCAAAGCCGTCCGGAATGCACTTACCTCTTTGGGAATAGAAGTATTCACGGTTAGCCGTACCCCCCATTCTTCCTCTGAAATCTCCTACAACCAAGTTGCCCGTTACCTACCCAACACTCCTTTAATTATTAACGCCACCCCCGTGGGGATGTGGCCGCATATAACCGATTGTCCGGACATTCCTTATCATCTTCTCTCCTCAAATCATTATCTTTTCGACCTTATTTATAATCCGGAAATAACCGAATTCATGCACCGTGGAGAACAGCAAGGGGCACGAATAAAAAACGGCTTACAGATGCTCTATCTGCAAGCCGATTATTCGTGGAAACTCTGGACTACTTAA